One genomic window of Nicotiana sylvestris chromosome 10, ASM39365v2, whole genome shotgun sequence includes the following:
- the LOC104245253 gene encoding ethylene-responsive transcription factor ERF118-like has product MFEPRKQPQKSKNRVEPGQPMRKIRIVCNDPDATDSSDDERVNDIKPKLKRFVREINLPIGNISSKKVKVKIPETTESSCQDSNNGEKNPKKKRVLAKTLSSNQQRLSPGKYRGVRQRKWGKWAAEIRDPFKGRRVWLGTYNTAEEASLAYETKRLEFDSMAKNINNSSSNLSGKSSNNEENSAESLVSHTSHTSPASVLEMDSLTSASEVNDIKHDDEKAKVELGLMEDSLSLAEIGAGIEFDMEMDLFFAGSDDFGQNLDDFVVNDFEDLPIYGLEGDEQLPTSLPDFDFDFDFDGYNESCAWMDDATAAPLMNGTTTTPLNIALCP; this is encoded by the coding sequence ATGTTTGAGCCTCGGAAACAACCTCAAAAATCGAAGAACAGAGTTGAACCGGGTCAACCCATGAGAAAAATTCGGATCGTTTGTAACGATCCGGATGCAACTGATTCATCAGATGATGAACGGGTCAATGATATCAAGCCTAAGCTCAAGCGTTTTGTTAGGGAAATTAATTTACCTATTGGTAACATTAGTTCCAAAAAAGTCAAAGTCAAAATTCCTGAAACTACTGAAAGTTCTTGCCAAGATAGTAATAATGGTGAAAAAAACCCGAAAAAGAAAAGGGTTTTAGCTAAAACCCTAAGCTCGAATCAACAGAGATTAAGTCCAGGGAAATACAGAGGTGTACGTCAaaggaaatggggaaaatgggctGCTGAAATTCGTGACCCGTTTAAAGGTAGACGGGTTTGGCTTGGTACTTATAATACTGCTGAAGAAGCTTCTCTAGCTTACGAAACGAAACGCCTCGAGTTTGATTCCATGGCTAAGAACATTAATAACTCTAGTAGTAATTTGTCTGGAAAGAGTTCAAACAATGAGGAGAATTCAGCTGAGAGTTTGGTGTCTCACACTTCACACACGTCCCCGGCATCAGTACTCGAAATGGACTCGTTGACTTCCGCCTCTGAAGTCAATGACATCAAACACGATGATGAAAAGGCGAAGGTTGAGCTGGGGTTGATGGAGGATAGTTTATCATTGGCTGAGATTGGAGCAGGAATTGAGTTTGATATGGAGATGGATTTGTTCTTTGCTGGTAGCGATGATTTTGGTCAGAATCTTGATGATTTTGTGGTGAATGATTTCGAGGATTTACCGATATATGGACTTGAAGGTGATGAGCAATTGCCTACAAGTTTGCCTGATTTCGATTTCGACTTTGATTTTGATGGATATAATGAATCTTGTGCTTGGATGGATGATGCAACTGCAGCTCCTTTGATGaatggaacaacaacaacacccCTCAATATTGCATTATGCCCATAA